One genomic region from Pseudoduganella lutea encodes:
- a CDS encoding helix-turn-helix domain-containing protein, translating to MENGSITYANGADVGAMLREWRQVRRLSQLDLALQADVSARHLSYVETGRSKPSRDMIVRLAESLAVPLRERNALFIAGGFAPKYPESGLDTPRLAQMRYAVDAILAQQEPYPAYLCNRHWDILMENHAARRLNRHLLDGRDSKHVNMLHQFFDPADLRGAVENWEEIAGSLLRYLHNEVAASRADTKAAGLLEDMLAYPNVPAHWRHRELGTAPAPVLTTCFRHHGARLAFFSTITTFGTPRDVTLDEVFIESCFPADEATAAFCRQLQAESV from the coding sequence ATGGAAAACGGATCAATCACTTATGCGAACGGTGCCGACGTGGGGGCGATGCTGAGGGAATGGCGCCAGGTCAGGCGCCTGAGCCAGCTGGACCTGGCCTTGCAGGCGGATGTGTCCGCACGGCACCTGAGCTATGTCGAGACCGGCAGGTCGAAGCCGAGCCGGGACATGATCGTGCGGCTTGCGGAATCGCTGGCGGTGCCGCTGCGGGAGCGCAATGCGCTGTTCATTGCCGGCGGTTTCGCACCGAAGTATCCCGAAAGCGGCCTGGATACGCCCCGCCTTGCGCAGATGCGTTATGCGGTCGACGCCATACTTGCCCAGCAGGAGCCTTACCCGGCCTACCTGTGCAACCGCCACTGGGACATCCTGATGGAGAACCACGCCGCCAGGCGGCTCAACCGCCATTTGCTCGACGGTCGCGACAGCAAGCACGTCAACATGCTGCACCAGTTCTTCGATCCCGCCGACCTGCGCGGTGCAGTGGAGAACTGGGAAGAGATCGCCGGTAGCCTGCTGCGTTATCTGCACAACGAAGTGGCCGCATCGCGGGCCGACACCAAGGCGGCCGGCCTGCTCGAAGACATGCTGGCCTATCCCAACGTGCCGGCGCATTGGCGCCATCGCGAGCTCGGCACCGCCCCGGCGCCGGTGCTCACCACGTGCTTCAGGCACCATGGCGCGAGGCTCGCGTTCTTCTCCACCATCACGACTTTCGGCACGCCGCGCGACGTAACGCTGGACGAGGTGTTCATCGAGTCGTGCTTTCCGGCAGATGAAGCAACGGCGGCATTTTGCCGGCAGTTGCAGGCCGAATCGGTTTGA
- a CDS encoding DUF1287 domain-containing protein: MRHLISLLFAATASLQAQAGPAEDLVAAARAQIGVTLSYDPAYERIAYPNGDVPLARGVCTDVVIRAYRAIGIDLQQRVHEQMRAEKKPTDRNIDHRRVPNQAAFFRRHGTSLPPTRQAADYRPGDVVTWRLQGGLNHIGIVADKMSPAGIPLVIHNIGDGTQLDDILFAYPVTGHFRYLPTAK, from the coding sequence ATGCGGCACCTGATTTCCTTGCTGTTCGCGGCCACCGCCTCGTTGCAGGCCCAGGCCGGCCCCGCTGAAGACCTGGTCGCCGCGGCCCGCGCCCAGATCGGCGTCACCCTCAGCTACGACCCCGCCTACGAGCGCATCGCCTATCCGAACGGCGACGTGCCGCTCGCGCGCGGCGTCTGCACCGATGTGGTCATCCGCGCCTATCGCGCCATCGGCATCGACCTGCAACAGCGGGTCCACGAGCAGATGCGGGCCGAGAAAAAGCCCACCGACCGCAACATCGACCACCGCCGCGTGCCGAACCAGGCAGCGTTTTTCAGGCGCCATGGAACGTCGCTTCCGCCCACCCGGCAAGCTGCCGACTACCGCCCCGGCGATGTCGTCACGTGGCGGCTGCAAGGTGGCCTGAACCACATTGGCATCGTGGCCGACAAGATGTCACCCGCCGGCATCCCGCTTGTCATCCACAATATCGGCGATGGCACGCAGCTCGACGACATCCTGTTTGCCTATCCGGTAACCGGCCATTTCCGCTATCTGCCGACGGCAAAATAA
- a CDS encoding isocitrate lyase/PEP mutase family protein has product MNQQNEFAHHFASLHCKGAPLVLYNAWDAGSARAIAAAGAQAIGTSSWAVAAAHGYEDGEAIPLPLVEQVLGRIVRSVALPVTVDIEGGYSADPQVCAGNVSILLEHGVVGINFEDRVVDGAGLYGIDAQCERIAAIRDLACARGMDLFINARTDLFFDEQTSPQDGLGEARKRAAAYAKAGASGFFVPGLVDLPVIADLAATITLPLNVMATSGMADSRALAEAGVARISHGPAPYLHAMEATRVAARAVLGRE; this is encoded by the coding sequence ATGAACCAGCAAAACGAATTTGCCCACCACTTCGCCTCACTGCATTGCAAGGGAGCGCCGCTGGTGTTGTACAACGCATGGGACGCCGGCAGTGCCAGGGCGATCGCCGCCGCCGGTGCGCAGGCCATCGGCACCAGCAGCTGGGCCGTGGCTGCGGCACACGGCTACGAGGATGGCGAGGCGATTCCGCTGCCACTGGTGGAGCAGGTCCTTGGCCGGATCGTCCGCTCCGTCGCGTTACCCGTCACGGTCGATATCGAAGGCGGCTACAGCGCTGACCCGCAAGTCTGCGCCGGCAACGTGTCGATACTGCTCGAGCACGGCGTGGTCGGCATCAATTTCGAAGACCGGGTGGTCGATGGTGCCGGCTTGTACGGGATCGATGCGCAGTGCGAACGCATTGCCGCGATTCGCGACCTCGCCTGCGCCCGTGGCATGGATTTGTTCATCAATGCGCGGACGGACCTGTTCTTCGACGAACAAACGTCACCGCAAGACGGGCTGGGCGAAGCCCGGAAGCGCGCAGCCGCCTACGCAAAAGCGGGCGCTTCCGGCTTCTTCGTTCCAGGGCTGGTCGACTTGCCGGTCATTGCCGACCTGGCGGCCACCATCACGCTGCCATTGAATGTGATGGCCACGTCTGGCATGGCAGACAGCCGCGCCCTTGCCGAAGCGGGTGTCGCACGCATCAGCCATGGACCTGCGCCTTACCTGCACGCGATGGAAGCCACGCGCGTGGCCGCACGGGCAGTGCTGGGCCGGGAATGA
- a CDS encoding PAS domain-containing hybrid sensor histidine kinase/response regulator translates to MQAPDFRAIFDATPSPYLVLDAGFVIVSVNQAYLQATSTSAGDIVGRHIFDVFPDNPGDPEASGVQNLRASLQRVLQNKCADTMAIQKYDIRIAGPDGVYFEERHWSPVNSPVFDAQGNVSHIIHRVEDVTEFARARDRSARMASTIDDQALEIEIANRRLREANDELEQRVAARTEAQRRTEEKLRASELRFRTMADSIPQIVWIIDAAGRGVYFNKQWATYTGVALDSMTPEEVAGQFVHPDDHALTMDAWARARHGGHSFSIEHRLRAASGQYRWFLVRAEPFRNPQSGEIDLWFGTSTDVDDRKLAEAALRKSETRYRSLFESIDEGFCIIEVLFDGDGRPYDYVFCEINPSFRTQTGMTDAVGKSIRELAPGLESHWFEIYGRVATTGETVRFENEARALNRWFDVFASRIDEEDGPRVAVLFQDITGQKRMTETLRRSEQAAIEAAQQAESERQKLNALLQAAPVGIVLSDTNGAILLANAAHRQLWGTGHPGSTSIDEFAVWKGWWADHSERHGRRLEPREWTTARILAGEENPRDIIAIESFDVPPVRRTVLITGAPVKDASGTIVGSVVAQMDISDRIRAEDALRQADRRKDEFLAMLAHELRNPLAPIAAAADLLTLGRADGSLIRKTSGIITRQVRHMTGLVDDLLDVSRVTRGLVQLDKTLVDATRIVSDAIEQVRPLIESRRHRLAVRMSRETAFVSGDIKRLVQVIANLLNNAAKYTPEGGDIVLGTAVDGGQVRIAVSDNGIGIAPELQATIFDLFTQADRMSDRSQGGLGIGLALVKRLVELHGGHIAVHSDGMGRGSRFVVCLPRRDADGTAPHDEHRMAPSGPGTTLKVMVVDDNADAAQMLGMFIEELGHQVAIEYHPRSAIERARADSPDVCLLDIGLPDMDGHELARRLRHQPETARSILIAVTGYGQEQDRAAALEAGFDHYFAKPVDSVKLAGLLSGLGGRAGRGA, encoded by the coding sequence ATGCAAGCGCCCGATTTTCGCGCCATCTTCGACGCCACCCCATCACCGTACCTGGTGCTCGATGCAGGGTTCGTGATCGTCTCCGTCAATCAGGCGTATCTGCAGGCGACCAGCACGAGTGCGGGCGATATCGTCGGCCGGCATATCTTCGACGTGTTTCCCGATAATCCCGGAGACCCCGAGGCCAGTGGCGTGCAGAACCTGCGGGCCTCGCTGCAGCGCGTGCTGCAAAACAAATGCGCCGATACGATGGCCATCCAGAAATACGACATCCGGATTGCCGGTCCGGATGGTGTGTATTTCGAAGAACGGCACTGGAGCCCGGTTAACTCCCCCGTATTCGATGCGCAGGGCAATGTCAGCCACATCATCCACCGGGTGGAGGATGTGACCGAGTTTGCCAGGGCCAGGGACCGCAGCGCCCGCATGGCCTCGACCATCGACGACCAGGCGCTCGAGATCGAGATCGCGAATCGCCGCCTGCGCGAGGCCAACGACGAACTCGAGCAACGCGTTGCGGCCCGGACCGAAGCGCAACGCCGGACGGAAGAAAAACTGCGCGCGAGCGAACTGCGCTTTCGTACCATGGCCGACTCCATCCCGCAGATCGTGTGGATCATCGATGCGGCCGGCCGGGGCGTGTATTTCAACAAGCAGTGGGCGACTTATACCGGCGTTGCGCTCGACAGTATGACACCCGAGGAAGTCGCCGGCCAGTTCGTGCACCCGGATGATCACGCGCTCACCATGGACGCATGGGCGCGTGCGCGGCACGGCGGGCACAGCTTCAGCATCGAGCATCGGCTGCGCGCGGCGTCGGGGCAATACCGCTGGTTCCTGGTGCGCGCCGAGCCGTTCCGGAACCCGCAATCCGGCGAGATCGACCTGTGGTTCGGCACCTCCACGGATGTCGACGACCGCAAGCTTGCCGAGGCCGCCCTCAGGAAAAGCGAAACACGCTATCGCTCGCTGTTCGAGTCGATCGACGAAGGATTCTGCATCATCGAGGTGCTGTTCGACGGGGATGGGCGGCCTTATGACTACGTCTTCTGTGAAATCAACCCGAGTTTCCGTACCCAGACCGGCATGACCGATGCGGTCGGCAAGTCGATACGCGAACTGGCACCCGGCCTGGAATCCCACTGGTTCGAGATCTACGGCCGGGTTGCAACGACCGGCGAAACGGTGCGCTTCGAGAACGAGGCCCGGGCACTGAACCGCTGGTTCGATGTGTTCGCGTCGCGTATCGACGAGGAGGATGGCCCCAGGGTAGCAGTCCTCTTCCAGGACATCACCGGACAAAAGCGCATGACCGAAACGTTGCGCCGCAGCGAGCAGGCCGCGATCGAGGCCGCGCAACAGGCGGAATCCGAGCGGCAGAAGCTGAACGCGCTGCTGCAGGCCGCTCCCGTGGGCATCGTGTTGAGCGACACGAATGGCGCGATCCTGCTGGCCAACGCCGCGCACAGGCAGTTGTGGGGTACCGGTCACCCCGGTTCGACGAGCATCGATGAGTTCGCGGTATGGAAAGGCTGGTGGGCGGATCATTCGGAACGGCATGGCCGGCGCCTGGAGCCGCGCGAATGGACCACCGCCCGCATTCTCGCCGGCGAGGAAAACCCGCGCGACATCATTGCCATCGAGTCGTTCGACGTTCCACCGGTGCGCAGGACCGTGCTGATTACCGGTGCACCGGTCAAGGATGCCTCGGGCACGATCGTCGGTTCGGTGGTGGCGCAGATGGATATCAGCGACCGCATCCGGGCCGAGGACGCGCTGCGCCAGGCGGACCGCCGCAAGGACGAGTTCCTGGCCATGCTGGCCCATGAACTGCGCAACCCGCTGGCCCCCATTGCCGCCGCGGCCGACCTGCTCACGCTGGGCCGGGCGGACGGATCGCTGATCCGGAAAACCAGCGGCATCATCACGCGCCAGGTCAGGCACATGACCGGCCTGGTCGACGATTTGCTGGATGTCTCGCGTGTCACGCGCGGCCTGGTCCAGCTCGACAAGACGCTGGTCGATGCGACAAGGATCGTGTCCGATGCCATCGAACAGGTGCGCCCGCTGATCGAGTCGCGCCGCCATCGGCTGGCCGTCCGGATGTCGCGGGAAACGGCATTCGTCAGCGGCGATATCAAACGGCTCGTGCAGGTCATCGCCAACCTCCTCAACAATGCCGCGAAGTACACGCCGGAAGGCGGCGACATCGTGCTCGGCACGGCGGTGGACGGCGGCCAGGTCCGGATTGCCGTTTCCGACAACGGCATCGGCATTGCGCCGGAACTCCAGGCAACGATCTTCGACCTGTTCACGCAGGCGGACCGCATGTCCGACCGCTCGCAAGGCGGCCTGGGGATCGGTCTCGCGCTCGTGAAACGCCTGGTGGAGCTGCATGGCGGGCACATCGCGGTGCACAGCGATGGCATGGGCCGGGGCAGCCGGTTCGTGGTCTGCCTGCCCCGGCGCGATGCGGATGGTACCGCGCCGCACGACGAGCACCGGATGGCGCCGTCCGGGCCCGGCACCACGCTCAAGGTGATGGTGGTCGACGACAATGCCGACGCGGCGCAAATGCTGGGCATGTTCATCGAAGAGCTGGGCCACCAGGTCGCCATCGAATACCACCCGCGAAGCGCGATCGAGCGCGCCCGGGCCGACAGCCCGGACGTGTGCCTGCTCGACATCGGCTTGCCCGACATGGATGGCCACGAGCTGGCGCGCAGGCTTCGGCACCAGCCTGAAACCGCCCGATCGATCCTGATCGCGGTGACTGGATACGGACAGGAACAGGACCGCGCGGCCGCCCTGGAGGCCGGGTTCGACCATTATTTCGCCAAGCCGGTCGACAGCGTGAAGCTTGCCGGCCTGCTGTCCGGCCTGGGCGGGAGAGCGGGCCGGGGCGCCTGA